The DNA region CGGTGACGCCGAAGGATCCGGGCGTTTCCGGTTCGACGCTGGCATCCACCGGAACCGAGGGGGCGGTGTCGAGCCTGCTGCTCGCAGCATTGCTGCTCGGGGGAGGCGCAAGCCTCGTCGTGAGGAGGCGACTGCGCCGATCGCACGACTAGTTCGACGGCCCCGGCAGGGTCCGCGAGTCGATGCGGCTGGCGGACCCTCGGGGTGCGAAACACACGGGATCGCTGCTTTCCGCGCATCCCGGCAAGGCCCTTGGGGGAAAGGGACGACATGAGCCATCGCTATACAGACCATCGCTACGCGGAGCTGAGCCGGGAGGCGGACGCCGAACTCCTCGCCTGCGCACGCACGGGCGATCAGCGTGCGTATGCCGAACTCTGGCGACGCTATGAGCACGTGGCCAGAGCCGTCGCCCGCACCTACTGGTGGTCGGCCGACCCCGACGACCTCGTCGCCGAGTCCTTCACCCGTATCTATCAGGCGATGCAGGCCGGCAAAGGGCCCCAGAGTGCGTTCAAGCCCTATCTCTTCGCGACGATGAGGAACCTGGCGATCAGCTGGGGTCGAGCCCGCCGCGAGGTCCCCATCGAACACATCGAGACGGTCGAAGACCCGGCCTCCACCGAAGCCGCCGCAGACGCCGACTTCGACGCTTCTCTGGTCTCGAAGGCGATCCTCGCCCTCCCGGAGCGCTGGCAGGAGGTCCTCTGGTTCGGTGAGGTCGAGAACCTCTCCATGCAGGAGATCGGAAAGCGCCTCGAGATCACTGAACGCGCCGCGGCCGTGCTCGCGTTCCGGGCCAGGGAAGGGCTCCGACAGGCGTGGATCGCCGCGCATCTGAAGGAGCGACCCCCGACCTCGAAGGAGTGCCGGTGGACGTTGGGCAAGATCGGGGCCCACGCTCGCCGCCGCCTCACCGTCCGGGACGATCAGCGGGTCCGTGCACATCTCGAGCACTGCGATGACTGCCGCGCGGGGGCCGAGGAAGCCCGACGGGCGAGCTCGCGGATGCTGTCCATCCTGTTCCCCGCAGGCCTCGCACTCGGCGGGGGCGCTCAGGTGTGGCAATCGCTGTCCCTCGAGGGAGCCTCCGCCACAGCCGCCCCGATGCCCGTCACGGTCACGGTGCCCTTCGCCGGTCTCGCCGCGGCGAAAGCGGGCCTCGTCGGAATGGCCATCGTGACGGTTGCGGCGCTCGCCGTCGGGGTCACCGGCAGCGTCGTGAACAACAACGACAGTGCGGTCGCTGCCACGGCGTTCGCGCACACCGACTCCTCGGATGCGGGGCCCGGCTTCGGTTCCCTCCCGACCGATCTCCCCACCCTCGTCCCCAGTGCGGCACCGACGGCCGAGCCCTCTGCCGTGCCGCTTACAGAGACCACCCCGCTCCCGCAGGCCTCCTCACCCCCCGCTGCGCCCCCACCTCCTCCCGCTCCTGCGCAGGTCCCCGGCCCGCCGGTGATCCTCTCGATCCCTTCCCAGGTCACGCGGACCCAGTGGATCAGCGCCTCGGTGCGTTGCGAGGTCGGCGCCGAGGTCTCCGTCTCCGCCTACGGGGTCACCGTCGCCGCCGGAACATGCACCACCGACGAGACGTGGCAGGCGAGCATCGATGTCAGCTCCTACCCGGTGCCGTCGGGGACAGCGATCGGTTTCGCTTTCGCTCAGTCCAACATCGCCGGAGTCTCGGGCAGCGCATGGGCGGAGGTGGTCGTCGTGGATTGATCTCGATCCTCGCGTAATCGATCGCGGGAATCCGCGTCCAGTACGCATGCGGCACCCCTGTGGCGCCTCCCCGAACCGCCAGGAACATGAGATTGGAACCAACCTCACCATGTGGAAGAGATCGAGCGCACTCCTGCTCGGAACCCTGCTCGCGATGGGAGCTGTCGCGTCCGCGGCTCCTGCGTCTGCCGCGATAGGAGCCGCGACCATCGTGAACCCCAAGACCGGGGTCTTCACCCTCGCCGACGGCACCGTCGCGACCGCGACGATCTCCGGCGACGGCGCCCGTGTCTTCGGAGGCCAGGGGCAGTCGCTCGGCGCATGGAGCGGAGTCGACGCCATGTATGCCGACGGCGTATCGGCGAAGGACCTTCCGGTCCTCAACATCCATTCCAGTCGCGACTGCGGGAGCGCCGCACGATGCGCCGACGGGCAGATCACCGTCGAATTCGATCGTCCGGTCGACAACCCTGCGATCCACATCGCGGAGTTCGGTGCCGGCAACGGGGGCGCCGCGACCGGGTGGTCCGCCGCCGACGGAATCCGCTTCTCCTCGGCTGACGGCGGTGCGACGGCCGCCGTCGTGTCGGCCGGCGCGACATTCACCGACGGTGGCGACGGCTTTCATCGCGGTGACGTGAAGATCAACTGCTCCGCACCGACTCGGCCCGGGGGTTGCGGAAGCTTCACCGTGCCGGGGACCAAGATCACCCGGATCGTGTTCGACGTGGCGCGCTTCGCGCTGAGCGCAGACCAGGCGGCCGGCCTCGACGGCTACGCGTTCGGGGTGACCGCGACGGCGACCCCCGTTCCGACCCTTCCCGGCCTCTCCGTCTCGAAGACCGTGGACAAGGCGGCTGCGGTGCCCGGAGATGAGCTGGACTACACCATCACGGTCAAGAACACGGGCGACGCCGCTGCGCGCCGGGTTCCCGTCACCGACGCCCTCCCACGCGGGCTGACCGGTGTCACCGCAGGGCAGGGGGGAGACATCGGCGACGCGAGCGTGTCCTGGACCGTCGACGAGATCCCCGCCGGCGGTCAGAGCCAGTTGCATGTGCGTGGCACCGTGGACCGCTCCGGCGCGGGCACGACCCTCGTGAACCGGGCCGTCGTGAAGAACTCCGCCGACGCACCCGCCGAGACCCCCGCTCCCGCGTACACGACGCCGTGCGCCGACGACTCGGCCGCTGCGTGCGCCTCCACCGTCATCGCCGCGCTGCCTGCGCTGTCGGTGTCCAAGACCGTCGACAAGCAGGTCGCGGGACACGGTGAGGTGCTCACCTACACCCTGACCGTCGCCAACTCCGGCACCACCGCTGCTGTCGGGGTGCCGGTCAGGGACCTGCTTCCTGCCGCACTCACCCAGGTATCCGCGGATCGAGGGGGTGTGGTCGCCGAAGGCGTGGTCCGTTGGACCGTCCCCGAGGTGCCCGCCGGCGGCGTGGTGGAGCTGCACGTGACCGGAACGACTCCGGGTGGGCTCGACGAGGCGAACATCGTGAATCGCGCCGCGGTCCAGAATCCGGCCGATGCCCCCGCGGGCACGCCGGCACCGACGGTGATCACCCCGTGTCCCGATGACGTCCAGCAGGCATGCGCGCTGACGGTCGTCCCCGCGAGTGCGTCGCTGGAGATCAGCAAGACCGTGAAGCAGCCCACTGCACAGGCCGGGGCCATCCTCGACTACACGATCACCGTGACCAACACCGGTCCCGGTACCGCCGTGCAGATCCCGGTCGTCGACGACCTGCCCGATGGGGCACGGTTCATCTCCGCATCGACGGGGGGCATCGCTGTCAGGGACCGGGTCGGCTGGATGGTGGAGCAGATCCTCCCTGGTCAGACGGCGACCATGACGATGCGGGCGCAGGTGCCACTGGGCACGACCGCCAAGGTCGTCAATCGCGCGACCATCTCCTATGACCAGAGCATGAGTGATGCCCTGCGCACCGCGGCGAAGCAGGCCGGGGTGCCCTACCCCGACGACCTGGCCGATCTGCCCGCGCTCCCTCCGCACACCGCGGCGCACGCGTGCGGCGGAGACGAATCCTGGTCGTGCGCAGAGACCGCCATCACCCCCGCACCGGCGGGGCTGGCCCAGACCGGGGCGACGTTCGCTCTGGCGATCCCCGCGGTCGTCCTCCTCGCGGCTGGGGCATTCCTCACCGTCGCCGGCGTTCGCCGCAAGTCCAACCACTAACCACTCACCGTGTCGGCCCCGGGGGATTCTTCCCCCGGGGGCTGTTCGAGGTACCCAAAATGAAGCTCTCCTTCCCGTCCCCAACGTCTGAACTGCCGACGTCCTCGGTCATGATCGTGTTCGGCACTCGCCCCGAGATCGTCAAACTCGCGCCGCTCATCCGTCGGCTCGGTGATGCCGCGTACGTCGTCCACACCGGTCAGCACTACGACCGGGGGATGTCGGCGGTCTTCCTCCAGTCGTGCGGGATCGCCCGCGTCCACCGTCAGCTCCACGTCGGCGGGCTGCCGCGTGCGGCGCAGATCGGGCGCGGTGCCGAGCAGATCGCCGAGGCGATCAGCCAGATCGGACCGAAGTACGTCGTGGTCCAGGGCGACACCAACGCGACATTCGCCGCCGCCCTGGCTGCGAACGCCGCCGGAGTGCGTCTGGGGCACGTCGAGGCGGGATTGCGCGCCAACGATCGCCGCATGCCGGAGGAACACAACCGGGTGATGGTCGATCACATCTCCGACGATCTCTTCGCCGCGACCGAGGCGAACAGATCGAATCTGCTCGACGAGGGAATCCCCGACGAGCGCATCCTGGTCACGGGCAACCCCGTGGTCGAAGCCGTGCTCCGGCAGAGGGCTTCGGTCGAATCCGATGTGGAGGAACTCGTCCACCTCGGGGTCTATCCCGACCGATACGTGCTGGCGACCCTGCATCGGCAGGAGAACGTCGACTCGCCCGAGAACCTGCTCGCGACGTTGCACGCGTTCAACGACATCGCGTCATCGGGGTGGCCGGTCGTCTTCCCGGTGCATCCGCGGACACGCGCGATGCTTGCTGACCTCGACGCGGAGCACCTTCTCGACGCGCTGATCGCCGAGGAGCCCTTCCCGTACGAGCGGTTCCTCGCTCTGGCCGCGCATGCCGCGGTGCTGGTCTCCGATTCCGGCGGTATCCAGGAGGAGGCCACCGTCCTCGCGCGTCCAGTGCTCGTCGTCCGGGACTCGACCGAGCGCCCGGAGGCGCTCGGTACCTTCACGAAGCTGGTGACGCCCCAGACGCTCGCGGCGGAGACCGCGACCCTGCTCGCCGATGTCAAGAACACTCTTCTCGCGCTGGGTTCCCTGCCCTCGCCGTTCGGCGACGGCAGGGCGACCGAACGCATCGCCGCGCACATCCACTCGGTCGTGGCCGATCTGTTCACCGAGGAGGCGTGATGTACAGCAGCGAAGTCTCCGCGCCCGTGGCCGTGGTCGGGGTGCTCGCGATGACCGGGCCCGACTCCGTGATCGTCTGGGCGGTCCTCGGCGCAGTCGCTGTGGGAGCCGGGGCGTTTCTGGTCTGGCGTCGGCATCTCCTGCGTGTCGTCGCTCCTGAGTCGCGAGAGCCACATGATCGCTGCCGCTAACGCCATCTCCTTCCTCGTCACCCTGACATTCCTCGTCTATGTCTTCATGATCGTCGTGCCCTTCCTGCGTCGCACACCCGACCCGGAAGGGAGGGTGGATCTGTTCGACTGGCACATGTTCGTCCCCTGTCGGGACGAGGAGGTCGTGATCGGACGCACCATCGAGATGCTTCGCACCACGGTTCCCGAAGCGCACGTCTGGGTGATCGACGACGACAGCGATGATCGGACGGCGGCGCTCGTGCAGGCCGCCGCCGATGCGGATCCCTACGTGCACCTCGTCCAGCGGCGGCGTCCCGAGGCCCGCACCGGAAAGGGCGATGCTCTCAATGCCGCCTATTTCGAGCTCAACGCGTTCCTTCCCGGCGACACGGATCGAACCCGCGTCGTCGTCTGCGTCGTGGACGCCGATGGTGAAGTGGCGGAGAACATCCTCCGCCAGGCCGCCTCTCCGTATGCTTTCGGTGATCCAGAGGTGGGCGCCGCCCAGGTCACGGTCTTCATGAAGAATCGGGATGACCGGCATCCGGTCGAGGGAGCGGGGTGGGCCCGCAACACCTTCGGACGATTCCTGATCAGGATGCAGGACCTCGAATTCCGAGGCCCGATCGCGGCGGTCCAGTCGCTTCGCGGCTGGACCCAGACCGTCGGCCTCGGCGGAAACGGGCAGTTCACTCGGCTCTCCGTGCTGGACGACATCGCCGAGCGGTCCGATCGGCCCTGGCACGGGTCGCTCCTCGAAGACTACGAGCTGGGGATCCACGTGCTCCTCGCGGGACATAAGAACAGGCACCTCCACGACACCTTCGTCGCTCAGGAGGCTCTGCACGACTTCCGGCGCTTCACCGTCCAGCGCACCCGTTGGGCGCAGGGCAACATGCAGTGCATCCGCTACATCCCCGAGATCGCGCGTTCGACGAAACTCTCCAACGCCGGTGTCCTGGAGGTCTGCTACTACCTGATGCTGCCGTTGTTCCAGGTCGTCGCCAGCGCCGCGGCCGTCCTGCTGGTGATCGGAGCAGCCGTCGGCCTCCTGTCCGGTGCGGTGACCCTGCCCCCGAGCTCCGTGCTCCTCCTCGCGATCTTCTACCTCCTGTTCGGCATCGGCCCCTTCTTCATCTGGGGGCCGCTCTACCGTCGCTACAGCGAACCGCAGGCCGGATTCTGGACCGGAGTGCTCTGGGGATTCGGGATGTGGCTCTACGACTACTACGTCTACCTGACGGGTGCTCGCGCCATCTACCGGATCCTCCGCGGTCGAAACGGATGGGCGAAGACTCGGCGCAACGGAGAGACCGATGTCGCCGGACCGATCGCGAAGGACACATGATGCACACGCTCGCTCTGAATCCGGACGCACGAGGCAGCAGCCGCAGCGATCGCGAGGAATCACGCCGTGCCCCGGCCGACATCGCGGCTCGATACACCGTCGGAGTGTTGCTGATCGTCGCCGCCGTGCTCCTCGTGCTCCTCGAAGAACGGTTTCGCATCTTCGAGGCGGGTGTGGCCGGTTCGTGGCTCACACCGTTCGTCCCCGGCGGTGTGCGCCACTACCTGAACTACTACATCCTCGAAGTCGAGCCGGGCCGGACCGTCGCATTCATGGTGACGATCGAGTGCACCGTCGCCTTCCTCACCGCGCCCCTCTTGGCGCTCAGCGGCGTGATTCTCGCCACGACGCGAGTGCGCTGGAGGCAGGTCGTGAAGTCTCTGCTCCTCTCCGTCGTGCTCATCTTCGTCACGAACCAGCTCCGTCTCGGGGTGATCGCCCTCGGATCGCAGGCGCTGGGGTTCGAGGTGGGCTACGAGCTGACGCACCGACTGATCGGTTCGGTGCTCAGCATCATCGGCTTCAGCGCCGCCTATCTGGTCTTCGTCGTGGTGATCGCCGACCTCCACCTGTTCCGTCGGGATCCGAACCGCCGTAGATCGCGGGGCCGGCGGGCGTAACCGAACAGCACTCCTTCCGTCTAGTGGGAGGCGCAGCAGTCCTGCTCGCCTCCACCAGATGATGAAAGGGGCACAGGATGAACAAGATCCTCACGTCCGCATGCTCAACCGGTCTCGGCCTGCTGATCGCAGGAGGGGCTGTATTCGGCGGCCAGGCGGCTTTCGCCGCCGAGCAGCCGGTCCCGCCGGACGCCACGTCCGCGACCACCGCCACCACGACCAACACGGATCCGGTCGCACCACCGCAGGTTCGCGGTTATCTCGGACAGGCCACCCAGACGGCCGCCCAGGGGGTGACCCCGGAATCGATGATCAGCGAGGGGGCCGTCGTGCAGCTCGTCAACGACGAACAGATCGACGGCGTGTACAGAGTCGTCCTCCCGGTTCCCGCGCACACGAGCTTCGTCTCGGCGACCGAGGGCGGCGTGCTCGTCGACGGCAACGTGGTGTGGACGTTCAACGTCGCTCACGACGGTTCCACACGGATCGTGAAGCCCGTGGCGACCTTCCAGGTGGACGGGGGCTACTGGGGGCCGACGATCACGAACAGTGCTCAGGTCCTGTACTCCGGTGGCGTGTTCACCGACGATCCGCGATTCACCTACTCCTACGCCCACACGTTCGCCGAGCGCCCCGCCGTGCCGTTGATCGATCCGACCATCGGTCTCGTCGGTGCCGGTGTGCTCGCGGCCGGAGCCGCGGGTGCCATCGTCCTGCGTCGTCGTGCCTCAGCGGACAGCTGACCTTCGACCCTTCTCACCAGAGCACTCCCACTCGAGCAATCAAAGGACAACATCGTGAAAAGAACATCACTCCTCCGGGGCGCGCTGGCCGGAGGGCTGCTCGCGGCCCTCGCGGTCGGTGCCCTCGCCGCCGCTCCGGCGGCCAGCGCTGCTGATGTGAACGGGTGGGCCGGATCCGGCGACACCCGTACCGCATCCGCGGCCGGCGCCACCGTCACCATCAGCACCAGCGACAAGGTCCAGGTGAAGGGGTCCGGCGACGTCGTCGACCTCGCCACCGTGCGGAATGGCGGCGAGTTCGGTCTGAACATCATTGGTGCGCCGGAGCTCTTCCCGTGCGCGAACGGCGCGGAGTGCGTCCGCGGTGTCGTCACCGTCGATTTCGGTCAGCGCGTGACGAACCCCAAGATCTCGCTCGCCAACCTGGGCGGTGATATTTATGCGCTGGGTGGTGTCGTCACCAGTTCCGCCAAGTACACCCTGCAGACACCGGGGGTGAGCCTCTCCCGTGTCGCCGGAAACCTCGATGTGACCGCCACCACCATCACGTCGAACGACCTCGGTGCCAAGTCGGGCACCGTGCAGATCAACGGGGTCGTGTCGAAGGTCGACTTCCAGATCAAGATGCGTTCGAAGGGCGCGTTCGTCGGCCTTGTCCCCCTGTGGACCAAGGTCCCCAGTGACCTCCACAGCATCGACGTCGATGTGGACGCTCCTCTCAAGCCGGTCCTGACCCTCGACAAGAACGACCACCGCGACGTCGCTGTGATCGGAGACCAGCTCTCCTACGACATCGTCGTGAAGAACACCGGCAACGCGGCCGCCAACAACGTGGCCATCAGCGATGCGCTGCCCGCGGGCCTCGCCCCGGTCTCGGCGACCTACACGGCCGGCACCACGGGGCAGGCGACGATCGCCGGGCAGAACGTCCAAGGAACCATCCCGTCACTCGCCCCCGGCGCCTCGTCGACGCTCACCGTCAAGGCCACGATCGCCACGACGGCACCGATCGGAACGCTGCGCAACAACGCCTGCGCCGTCGCCACCTCCTCGAACCAGGCATGCGATTGGGATGACACGAGGATCGACAAGCCCACGACGCCCGTTCTGACGATCGTCAAGGACGATCACCAGGGCGACGTCTCACTGGGACAGGCACTGACCTATGACATCGTCGTGAAGAACACGGGTGATGGACAGGCTCAGGGCGTCGTCGTGAGCGACCAGCTCCCCGCCGGCCTCGATTTCGTCTCGGGCAGCGGCCCGGCCGGAACCACCGTGACCGCGACAGGGCGCACCGTCACGGCCAGCCTCGGGTCAGTGGCCCCTGGGCAGTCGATCGTCCTCACGGTCAAGGCGAAGGTCAACCAGTCGGCAGCACCCGGTGCTCTGACGAACACGGCTTGCGTGGCCGGCGCGAACGCGGCGAAGGCATGCGACGACGACACCGACATGGTCAAGCGCGAGTTCTTCCAGTACACGTTCAACTCGACCCCGACCGACCCGATTCCCGGCCAGGCCGTGACGTATCGGATGGAGTACGGGAACAACGGCAACGTCGACTCGGCGAACGCGGAGCTCGCGTTCGACATCGCCGGGATTCTGGACGACTCGTCGTGGAACCAGGCCAGCCTCACCGCGACCAGCGGCGCCGTCACCGTTAACGGCAGCAGCATCGACTGGAAGGGGCCGCTGGCCTCGGGGCAGAAGGTCGTGCTGACGTTCACCGGCGTCTGGAGCGGCAACGGGGACGGGTTCGCATTCCCCGGAATCACCTACTACGGCAGCGCGCGCTGAGCGCGTGACCGCAACACCGAAGGGGTCGTCCCGATGGGCGGCCCCTTCGGCATCGGCTAGGTTGGGACCGTGAGCCCTGAGTCCGACAGACCGTAGATCGCGGGTCGAGCGCCTTCCGCGCGCTCCCCGCATCCGCTGTCGACCCTTCTCACCCGCTGTTCATCGCGCTGTGCGATTCGAGCGGCGTCTTCGTGTCTGGATGCTCCATGCCCCTGCTCGTCCCCGTCCTGGCTCTGGCGATCTTCGCCCAGGGCACCAGCGAGTTCATGCTCGCCGGCCTCCTCCTCCCCCTCTCCGTCGATCTCGATGTCGATCCGTCGACGGCGGCCCTGCTGACCTCGGCCTTCGCGGTCGGCATGGTGATCGGCGCCCCGACCATGGCGGTCTTCGCCAGCCGTTGGGCTCCGCGGCGCGCTCTCGTGCTGCTGCTGGTGGTCTTCATCGCCGCGCACCTCGTCGGCGCGCTCGCGTCCTCCTTCTGGCTGCTGCTCGCGACGCGCGTGCTCGCTGCCCTGGCGAACGCGGGATTCCTCGCGATCGCTCTGGCGACGGTCCGGGCCGTCGTCGATCCGGCGACGGTGACGCGCGCCGTCGCCGTCCTCCTCTCGGGCACGACCCTGGCCACGATCGTCGGCGTCCCCGCCGGTGCGGCGCTCGCGAATGCGTACGGCTGGCGCTCGACCTTCTGGGCCGTCGCGCTGCTGTGCCTGCCCGCTGTGGTCGCCCTGCTGCGGGACCGCACTCTCGTCGCGGTGCCGCGTTCGCCGAGGATCGCCGTGCGTGCAGAGCTCGGGGAACTGAGGCGTCGCCCGGTGGTCGTCGCCGTGGTGCTCGCGGTGATCGTGAACGCCGCGACCTTCGGCGTCTTCACATTCCTCGCTGTGATCGGTGCCGATGCCGGGGTGGAGGAGACCGGGATCCCCCTGCTGCTCGCCGCCTTCGGGGTGGGAGCCTTCGTGGGTGTCTCCGCGACCGGCCGATGGGCGGCCCGCTTCGAGCGGGGCTGGATCGTGGTGGGTGCCGCGGTGACGGCCATGGCCTGGAGCGTGTTCGCCCTGTCCGTCGATTCCGTGCCGGGGGTGTTCTTCGGCGCCGCGGCCGGGGGCATGCTGTCGTTCGCCGTGGGCTCGGCCCTGATCGCCCGCATCGTCGGGCAGGCGTCGGGTGCCCCGGTCCTCGGCGGCGCCTATGCCACGGCAGCGCTGAACCTGGGGGCGTTCGTCGGTCCCGTGGCTGCCGGCTTCGCCTACGCGCAGGCCGGAGCGCCCGGGGTGCTCGTCGCGGCTGCCGGTCTGGCGGCCGTCGGTGTGCTCCTCGCTCCCCTCCTTCGCGCGCGATGACCGCCCGGGAACCCGGGCGATGCGAAAGACTGGAGGCATGACCTCGCCTGCGCTCGATTCCCTCCTGGCCCGCATCGTCGAGAGCGGGCTGCTCGAAGATCCCATCGCCGAGAACGGCCTCGTCTACGGACGGGCGAGCATCGACGCGGCGGGAACCGTGGTCAACGTCAACATCGACCCGGAGCTCGACGACGATGACGAACACGGCGACGACGTCGATCTCGATGTGCTGATCGCGGCCGTTTCGCGCATCCTCTCCGTCGGGGAATCCCGTTGGCGCGCGGTGATCGACGAGGTGGCGACCGACATCGATGATGCGGTGGATGACGAGTCCGTGGTCGAGCAGATCGATCTGCGAGACGACCTCGAGGCGACCTCGGTCGTGGTGTTCGCCGACGCCGTGCTGCTCGCCTTCGTCGCGCCGAAGCAGTTCCCCGAGTCGCGCATCCTCGTGCAGCTCGACGACCAGCTCGACGTCGACGGGGTCGAGGTGCGAGAGCTCGACGGTTCCGAGAGCATCGATTTCGAGACGCTCGACGAGCTGCTCGACCACATCAGCGGCCCCGACGAGAAGTGACCGTCGGACGCCGCGGCGTGGGCCCGTGGCATCCGACGGTCGATCGGGGGTCAGGCGCCGGCGATGGCGGTTGTCGCGTCGTCGATCAGATCGCAGATCGCGGCGGGGTGCGAGGCCAGCGAGGCATGGCTGGCATCCAGTTCCACGATCTTGCGCGGTGACATCCGCGCCGCCATGCGCCGCTCGTTGTCGGGGTGGATCATGCGGTCCTGGGTCGACACCTGGTACCAGGTGGGCTTGACCTTCCAGGCTGGTGCGGTGACGTCGTCGCCGAACGTGGAGGCGAGCGGCGCCTTCTGGGTGACGGCCATCACGAGCGCCTCATCGTCCGTCAGATCCTGGCAGAAGCTCTCCTGGAACTTGTCCTGGGTGACCCAGAGGTAGCCGTCGCTGTCCGGCGCGATGTTCTCGAACGCTGCGGGCGGGTGCTCCGCGCTGATCTGCCCGGGGTTCTCGCCCGCATCCGGAGCGAAGGCCGCGACATAGACGAGTCCGACGACGTTGGGCAGGTCTCCTGCCTCGGTGATGACCGCCCCGCCGTAGGAGTGCCCGACCAGGAGGACAGGGCCGTCGACCTGCCGGATCATCGTG from Microbacterium sp. SY138 includes:
- a CDS encoding sigma-70 family RNA polymerase sigma factor — translated: MSHRYTDHRYAELSREADAELLACARTGDQRAYAELWRRYEHVARAVARTYWWSADPDDLVAESFTRIYQAMQAGKGPQSAFKPYLFATMRNLAISWGRARREVPIEHIETVEDPASTEAAADADFDASLVSKAILALPERWQEVLWFGEVENLSMQEIGKRLEITERAAAVLAFRAREGLRQAWIAAHLKERPPTSKECRWTLGKIGAHARRRLTVRDDQRVRAHLEHCDDCRAGAEEARRASSRMLSILFPAGLALGGGAQVWQSLSLEGASATAAPMPVTVTVPFAGLAAAKAGLVGMAIVTVAALAVGVTGSVVNNNDSAVAATAFAHTDSSDAGPGFGSLPTDLPTLVPSAAPTAEPSAVPLTETTPLPQASSPPAAPPPPPAPAQVPGPPVILSIPSQVTRTQWISASVRCEVGAEVSVSAYGVTVAAGTCTTDETWQASIDVSSYPVPSGTAIGFAFAQSNIAGVSGSAWAEVVVVD
- a CDS encoding DUF11 domain-containing protein; amino-acid sequence: MWKRSSALLLGTLLAMGAVASAAPASAAIGAATIVNPKTGVFTLADGTVATATISGDGARVFGGQGQSLGAWSGVDAMYADGVSAKDLPVLNIHSSRDCGSAARCADGQITVEFDRPVDNPAIHIAEFGAGNGGAATGWSAADGIRFSSADGGATAAVVSAGATFTDGGDGFHRGDVKINCSAPTRPGGCGSFTVPGTKITRIVFDVARFALSADQAAGLDGYAFGVTATATPVPTLPGLSVSKTVDKAAAVPGDELDYTITVKNTGDAAARRVPVTDALPRGLTGVTAGQGGDIGDASVSWTVDEIPAGGQSQLHVRGTVDRSGAGTTLVNRAVVKNSADAPAETPAPAYTTPCADDSAAACASTVIAALPALSVSKTVDKQVAGHGEVLTYTLTVANSGTTAAVGVPVRDLLPAALTQVSADRGGVVAEGVVRWTVPEVPAGGVVELHVTGTTPGGLDEANIVNRAAVQNPADAPAGTPAPTVITPCPDDVQQACALTVVPASASLEISKTVKQPTAQAGAILDYTITVTNTGPGTAVQIPVVDDLPDGARFISASTGGIAVRDRVGWMVEQILPGQTATMTMRAQVPLGTTAKVVNRATISYDQSMSDALRTAAKQAGVPYPDDLADLPALPPHTAAHACGGDESWSCAETAITPAPAGLAQTGATFALAIPAVVLLAAGAFLTVAGVRRKSNH
- a CDS encoding glycosyltransferase family 2 protein, which codes for MIAAANAISFLVTLTFLVYVFMIVVPFLRRTPDPEGRVDLFDWHMFVPCRDEEVVIGRTIEMLRTTVPEAHVWVIDDDSDDRTAALVQAAADADPYVHLVQRRRPEARTGKGDALNAAYFELNAFLPGDTDRTRVVVCVVDADGEVAENILRQAASPYAFGDPEVGAAQVTVFMKNRDDRHPVEGAGWARNTFGRFLIRMQDLEFRGPIAAVQSLRGWTQTVGLGGNGQFTRLSVLDDIAERSDRPWHGSLLEDYELGIHVLLAGHKNRHLHDTFVAQEALHDFRRFTVQRTRWAQGNMQCIRYIPEIARSTKLSNAGVLEVCYYLMLPLFQVVASAAAVLLVIGAAVGLLSGAVTLPPSSVLLLAIFYLLFGIGPFFIWGPLYRRYSEPQAGFWTGVLWGFGMWLYDYYVYLTGARAIYRILRGRNGWAKTRRNGETDVAGPIAKDT
- a CDS encoding DUF11 domain-containing protein, translated to MKRTSLLRGALAGGLLAALAVGALAAAPAASAADVNGWAGSGDTRTASAAGATVTISTSDKVQVKGSGDVVDLATVRNGGEFGLNIIGAPELFPCANGAECVRGVVTVDFGQRVTNPKISLANLGGDIYALGGVVTSSAKYTLQTPGVSLSRVAGNLDVTATTITSNDLGAKSGTVQINGVVSKVDFQIKMRSKGAFVGLVPLWTKVPSDLHSIDVDVDAPLKPVLTLDKNDHRDVAVIGDQLSYDIVVKNTGNAAANNVAISDALPAGLAPVSATYTAGTTGQATIAGQNVQGTIPSLAPGASSTLTVKATIATTAPIGTLRNNACAVATSSNQACDWDDTRIDKPTTPVLTIVKDDHQGDVSLGQALTYDIVVKNTGDGQAQGVVVSDQLPAGLDFVSGSGPAGTTVTATGRTVTASLGSVAPGQSIVLTVKAKVNQSAAPGALTNTACVAGANAAKACDDDTDMVKREFFQYTFNSTPTDPIPGQAVTYRMEYGNNGNVDSANAELAFDIAGILDDSSWNQASLTATSGAVTVNGSSIDWKGPLASGQKVVLTFTGVWSGNGDGFAFPGITYYGSAR
- the wecB gene encoding UDP-N-acetylglucosamine 2-epimerase (non-hydrolyzing); its protein translation is MKLSFPSPTSELPTSSVMIVFGTRPEIVKLAPLIRRLGDAAYVVHTGQHYDRGMSAVFLQSCGIARVHRQLHVGGLPRAAQIGRGAEQIAEAISQIGPKYVVVQGDTNATFAAALAANAAGVRLGHVEAGLRANDRRMPEEHNRVMVDHISDDLFAATEANRSNLLDEGIPDERILVTGNPVVEAVLRQRASVESDVEELVHLGVYPDRYVLATLHRQENVDSPENLLATLHAFNDIASSGWPVVFPVHPRTRAMLADLDAEHLLDALIAEEPFPYERFLALAAHAAVLVSDSGGIQEEATVLARPVLVVRDSTERPEALGTFTKLVTPQTLAAETATLLADVKNTLLALGSLPSPFGDGRATERIAAHIHSVVADLFTEEA
- a CDS encoding exosortase/archaeosortase family protein; protein product: MMHTLALNPDARGSSRSDREESRRAPADIAARYTVGVLLIVAAVLLVLLEERFRIFEAGVAGSWLTPFVPGGVRHYLNYYILEVEPGRTVAFMVTIECTVAFLTAPLLALSGVILATTRVRWRQVVKSLLLSVVLIFVTNQLRLGVIALGSQALGFEVGYELTHRLIGSVLSIIGFSAAYLVFVVVIADLHLFRRDPNRRRSRGRRA
- a CDS encoding LPXTG cell wall anchor domain-containing protein, which produces MYSSEVSAPVAVVGVLAMTGPDSVIVWAVLGAVAVGAGAFLVWRRHLLRVVAPESREPHDRCR
- a CDS encoding MFS transporter; this translates as MPLLVPVLALAIFAQGTSEFMLAGLLLPLSVDLDVDPSTAALLTSAFAVGMVIGAPTMAVFASRWAPRRALVLLLVVFIAAHLVGALASSFWLLLATRVLAALANAGFLAIALATVRAVVDPATVTRAVAVLLSGTTLATIVGVPAGAALANAYGWRSTFWAVALLCLPAVVALLRDRTLVAVPRSPRIAVRAELGELRRRPVVVAVVLAVIVNAATFGVFTFLAVIGADAGVEETGIPLLLAAFGVGAFVGVSATGRWAARFERGWIVVGAAVTAMAWSVFALSVDSVPGVFFGAAAGGMLSFAVGSALIARIVGQASGAPVLGGAYATAALNLGAFVGPVAAGFAYAQAGAPGVLVAAAGLAAVGVLLAPLLRAR